A section of the Solea solea chromosome 17, fSolSol10.1, whole genome shotgun sequence genome encodes:
- the ptrhd1 gene encoding putative peptidyl-tRNA hydrolase PTRHD1 has translation MAASGAGSPGRLVQYVVVRSDLVHKLSWPLGAVITQACHAATAAIHLHYADPDTQRYLAELDSMHKVVLGAPDEAALSGLSESLTQAGVSHKLWVEQPENFPTCLALKPYPKETVQPLLRKFKLFK, from the exons ATGGCGGCGTCGGGTGCCGGGTCTCCGGGCCGGCTCGTGCAGTACGTCGTGGTCCGCTCGGATCTGGTCCACAAACTATCGTGGCCCCTGGGAGCCGTGATAACCCAGGCGTGCCATGCGGCCACCGCCGCCATCCACCTGCACTACGCGGACCCGGACACGCAGCGCTACCTGGCGGAGCTGGACTCCATGCACAAAGTGGTGCTTGGG GCTCCAGATGAGGCTGCGCTCTCGGGTCTGTCAGAGAGTCTGACTCAGGCCGGTGTTTCCCACAAGCTTTGGGTCGAGCAGCCAGAGAACTTCCCCACGTGTCTGGCGCTGAAGCCGTATCCTAAAGAGACTGTGCAGCCTCTGCTGCGCAAGTTCAAACTCTTCAAATGA